The following are encoded together in the Phaseolus vulgaris cultivar G19833 chromosome 9, P. vulgaris v2.0, whole genome shotgun sequence genome:
- the LOC137820412 gene encoding protein TIC236, chloroplastic-like yields the protein MNTSFFGIRLRASLEGNSTVKRVFPRSKRCTVSVMHGCYPLRQAFRFCGQNADLLRNHHHVSASGWRCKCFKEKEPPFSFSLSYFRPLWKEGLLLMRASAYTAVISGLFLLLWFGRNKAKGFVEANILPSVCSMVSECIQHDVCFGKVTKISPLSVTLESCSFGPSEEEFSCGEAPTVKVRFRPLASLWRGKFVFDAVLTHACVMVVQKKDYSWLGIPLSEEGTQWRLSTEEGLDHRTRVRRVAREEAAAKHVKERDDAAREAAEMGYFVSEKNCGPSKGDDDLKEIATHSAEGTNSKGFFCVKEGEQHGHRCVDTGIDYDMKHADLEKSFRVKFPGKGLLKFWSRIIKGHKHKSERKAKRSDISASGIALRKKILERGAFAANAYFRSKSYGKFEQPSSSSRCFHSRDHDMQLVKSDVDKKAVSVASAVDNRNNDNQNGTQFRDMEIWSPSANENINGHANDLKFYSDLPSKTRESKLENLQSSEDVAEHANANISTEKTEELGHHVAQRPIDVSTTKGQRDLVSVKQMSQLATYIEVPFKTLIKKFGFTSCFRNIEGLTSLFLPGSIEKLKSEMGLKVEDTVSENVDRVDVLQFEGLNKILPVTFDSVHVRGATVMLLAYGDREVRVMENVNGQMMFRNHYNRIKLKLSGNCKTWRSDDKSEGDGWLSVDVFVDTIEQKWHANLKTDHLFVSLFERVLDIPITWYKGRASGEVHLCMSKGESFPNLYGQLDVTGLNFQLSDAPSCFSNTSGSLCFRGQSIFLHNASGWFGSIPLEASGDFGIHPEKGEFHLVCQVPTVEVNALMRTFNMSSLLFPLAGSMTALFNCQGPLDTPIFVGTGMLSRTFSSLHVETPTTEASEVLAKSTEAGALAVFDRVPFSHASANFTFNTDNCIADLYGIRASLVDGGEIQGAGTVWICSEALDDDTAIDANFSGSFILEKIMLRYVPSYHHLMPLKFGVLNGNTKLSGSLLRPRFDIKWTAPTAEGSLSDARGDIIISHSFITVNFASAAFDLYLKVQTSYSDNFSLRREEFNAPRTIPFIVGGVDFDLHMHGFEFFSLVTPYMLDFPRPLILKAAGRVKFQGNLLKPSTTIIKQNFDKNEKLHMLEKGSSYRLVGEVSISGLKVNQLMLAPQLSGSLSVSPEYIKLNASGRSDESLVVDYVGPLQLSGESGLKSGTVLCISLRKGQLRANVDFRPCYSASLEVCHFPLNELELASLRGTIRRAEIQLNLQKRRGHGIISVLSPKFSGVIGEALDVAARWSGDVITIEKTVLEQSHSYYEIHGEYVLPGTRDCIPVDIKGDGILERFLSEHLGSVISSMGRWRIKLVVPRAEVAEMLPLARLLSQSMDPAVLSRSKDFFIRSLQSTGLHSMSIQELLELIRELHVPSNNVLENLSLPGLLELKGCWHGSLNASGGGNGDTLAEFDFHGEDWEWGEHRTQCVSAVGTYSNDDGLHLKKILVQKDNATIHADGTFLGPKTDLHFAVLNFPVSLIPTLVQIIDNAANDVAHSLRQLLAPIKGILHMEGNLRGSLGKPECDVQIRLLDGVIGGIVLDRAEVVASLTPTNRFLFNAKFEPLIQNGHVRLQGSIPVNFFQSKMLQQDVELDKSRDTWVPELVKKNNIGSTTTNHAREKKVSWHRNEKGWNTQLAESLKGLNWQTLDVREVRVDVDIKDGGMMLVTALSPCANWLHGSADIMLEARGTVDQPVLNGYASFRKATISSPVFQNSLTNFGGTVHMKSNRLSISSLESRLGRKGKLLVKGNLPLRTKEGALDDKIEFKCEVLEVRAKSILSGQVNSQVQITGSILQPNISGNIKLSRGEVYLPHDRGGSSPNRFPSYQSALPGGGIDKSFASRYIPQYFGSESASPMTKISQSSGSVNESIQVEKDTEEVQITPNIGIFLTDLKLVLGPELKIVYPFILNFAVSGELELNGLAHPKCIKPRGTLVFENGEVDLVATQVRLKREHLNIARFEPDYGLDPMLDLTLVGSERQYRIHHRASNWRDFIEQDTLSPIEVARRLDSQLAESILESNGQVAFAKLATATLKKLMPRIEGKGEFGQAKLKWVYAPQIRTLLSGATIDPFTLLADNLTFGTDVEVQLGKRIQARIVRQMKESQMAMEWTLTYHLTSRLHLCLKHGSSKCILFEYTATSQD from the exons GGGATACCGTTGTCTGAAGAGGGCACTCAGTGGCGGTTGTCAACCGAAGAAGGACTTGATCATCGCACTCGGGTGAGGAGGGTTGCACGTGAGGAGGCGGCAGCAAAACATGTGAAAGAAAGGGATGATGCAGCCAGGGAAGCTGCAGAGATGGGTTACTTTGTTTCTGAGAAGAATTGTGGTCCATCCAAGGGTGATGATGATTTAAAGGAGATTGCAACTCATTCAGCAGAAGGAACAAACTCCAAGGGTTTTTTCTGCGTGAAGGAGGGGGAACAGCATGGTCATCGTTGTGTGGACACAGGTATCGATTATGACATGAAACATGCTGATTTGGAGAAGTCATTCAGGGTGAAGTTCCCTGGAAAAGGACTTCTTAAGTTTTGGTCGAGAATCATTAAAGGGCATAAACACAAATCTGAAAGGAAGGCTAAAAGGAGTGACATCAGTGCATCTGGTATTGctcttagaaaaaaaattcttgaaCGTGGTGCATTTGCAGCAAATGCATACTTTCGCAGTAAATCATATGGGAAGTTTGAGCAGCCTTCATCATCTTCTAGATGTTTTCATTCTAGAGATCATGATATGCAGTTGGTAAAAAGTGATGTTGACAAAAAAGCTGTATCTGTTGCCAGTGCTGTTGATAATAGAAACAATGATAACCAAAATGGAACACAATTCAGAGATATGGAAATCTGGTCTCCTTCGGCAAATGAAAATATCAATGGTCATGCaaatgatttaaaattttacagTGATCTCCCTTCAAAGACAAGAGAGAGTAAACTTGAAAATTTACAATCTAGCGAGGATGTCGCAGAACATGCCAATGCAAATATTAGTACAGAGAAAACGGAGGAGTTGGGACATCACGTTGCACAACGTCCAATTGATGTTAGTACAACTAAGGGCCAAAGAGATTTGGTTTCAGTGAAGCAAATGTCTCAGTTGGCTACATATATTGAAGTTCCGTTCAAGACTTTGATTAAAAAATTTGGCTTCACCTCTTGTTTTAGAAACATCGAGGGGTTGACATCTCTCTTCCTTCCTGGTTCCATTGAAAAGTTGAAGTCTGAAATGGGTCTCAAAGTTGAAGATACTGTTTCAGAAAATGTAGACAGGGTAGATGTTCTGCAGTTTGAAGGCCTAAATAAAATTCTTCCTGTTACATTTGATTCTGTTCATGTTAGAGGTGCAACTGTCATGCTGCTTGCATACGGGGACAGGGAAGTTAG GGTGATGGAGAATGTCAATGGCCAAATGATGTTTCGAAACCACTACAACCGTATAAAGTTAAAACTCAGTGGAAATTGTAAGACTTGGAGATCAGATGATAAAAGTGAAGGTGATGGCTGGTTGTCTGTTGATGTTTTTGTTGACACTATTGAACAGAAATGGCATGCTAATTTGAAAACTGACCATCTTTTTGTCTCG CTCTTTGAAAGGGTACTAGACATTCCAATTACATGGTATAAAGGGAGGGCCAGTGGTGAG GTTCACTTGTGCATGTCAAAGGGTGAATCATTTCCAAATCTTTATGGACAGCTTGATGTAACGGGGTTGAACTTCCAACTATCAGATGCTCCATCTTGTTTTTCT AACACATCAGGAAGTTTATGTTTTCGTGGTCAAAGTATATTTCTACATAATGCAAGTGGCTGGTTTGGCAGCATTCCTCTAGAAGCATCTGGAGATTTTGGCATTCATCCCGAGAAAGGAGAATTTCATCTTGTGTGTCAG GTTCCTACTGTTGAAGTGAATGCACTGATGAGAACTTTCAATATGAGCTCTCTCTTGTTTCCA CTTGCAGGATCAATGACTGCTCTATTTAATTGTCAAGGCCCACTGGATACTCCTATATTTGTGGGAACTGGGATGCTTTCTAGGACATTCTCTTCTTTACATGTGGAGACTCCTACAACTGAAGCATCTGAAGTACTTGCTAAAAGTACGGAGGCTGGAGCATTGGCAGTATTTGATCGTGTACCATTTTCACATGCATCTGCCAATTTCACTTTCAACACTGATAACTGT ATTGCTGATTTGTATGGAATCAGGGCGAGCCTAGTGGATGGTGGTGAAATTCAAGGGGCTGGAACAGTGTGGATATGCTCAGAG GCTTTGGATGATGACACAGCAATAGATGCAAACTTCTCAGGAAGTTTTATCCTTGAAAAAATCATGCTTCGTTATGTTCCCAGTTATCATCATTTGATGCCACTCAAATTTGGGGTTTTGAATGGAAACACAAAACTTTCAGGATCTCTTTTAAGACC GAGGTTTGATATAAAATGGACTGCACCGACAGCAGAAGGGTCTCTAAGTGATGCTAGAGGAGATATCATAATCTCCCATAGTTTCATCACTGTTAATTTTGCTTCAGCTGCATTTGATTTGTATCTGAAAGTTCAAACTTCTTATTCTGATAATTTCTCTCTTAGAAGAGAAGAGTTTAATGCACCAAGAACCATTCCATTTATTGTTGGTGGAGTTGATTTTGATTTGCACATGCATGGATTTGAATTCTTTAGTTTGGTTACTCCTTATATGTTGGATTTTCCAAGACCTTTGATTTTGAAAGCAGCAGGAAGAGTCAAGTTTCAGGGAAACCTTTTAAAACCTAGTACCActattattaaacaaaattttgaCAAGAACGAGAAACTGCATATGTTGGAGAAAGGAAGTTCATATAGGCTCGTTGGTGAGGTTTCAATCTCTGGTCTCAAAGTGAATCAATTGATGCTTGCACCTCAGTTGTCTGGATCGTTGAGTGTTTCTCCCGAATATATAAAG TTGAATGCCTCTGGTAGGTCTGATGAAAGTCTTGTGGTGGATTATGTTGGCCCACTACAGCTCAGTGGTGAAAGTGGTCTGAAAAGTGGAACAGTGTTGTGCATTTCCCTTCGTAAAGGGCAATTAAGGGCTAACGTAGATTTTCGACCGTGTTATTCAGCTAGCTTGGAG GTATGTCATTTTCCACTTAACGAGTTGGAGCTTGCTTCTCTCAGGGGAACTATACGTAGA GCAGAAATCCAGCTTAATCTTCAGAAAAGAAGAGGACATGGAATCATATCTGTACTTTCGCCAAAATTCAGTGGGGTGATTGGTGAAGCACTGGATGTGGCAGCGAGGTGGAGTGGAGATGTT ATCACAATtgaaaaaactgttttggaACAAAGCCACAGTTATTATGAAATACATGGTGAATATGTATTACCTGGCACTCGAGATTGTATCCCTGTTGACATAAAAGGAGATGGCATTTTAGAAAGGTTTTTGTCTGAGCATCTTGGTAGTGTTATATCTTCGATGGGTAGGTGGAGAATAAAACTTGTAGTTCCCAGAGCTGAGGTTGCTGAGATGCTTCCTCTTGCAAGGCTTCTATCACAAAGTATGGATCCTGCTGTTCTTTCAAGATCAAAG GATTTTTTTATTCGAAGTTTACAGTCAACGGGATTACATTCTATGAGCATTCAAGAACTGCTTGAG TTAATAAGGGAGCTTCATGTTCCGTCAAACAATGTTCTTGAGAATTTGAGCCTTCCTGGTTTACTTGAACTCAAAGGTTGTTGGCATGGTTCCCTCAATGCCAGTGGTGGAGGGAATGGGGACACCCTG GCAGAATTTGACTTCCATGGTGAGGATTGGGAGTGGGGAGAACACAGAACTCAGTGTGTCTCAGCAGTTGGTACTTATAGTAATGATGATGGTCTACACCTGAAGAAAATTCTTGTCCAGAAGGATAATGCCACAATTCATGCTGATGGAACTTTCTTAGGACCTAAAACTGACCTTCATTTTGCTGTCTTAAATTTTCCTGTTAGTCTGATACCAACACTAGTACAGATCATTGATAATGCAGCGAATGATGTTGCTCATTCTCTGCGGCAATTGTTAGCACCCATTAAGGGGATCTTGCATATGGAAGGAAATCTTAGAGGAAGTTTAGGAAAACCAGAATGTGATGTTCAAATTAGGCTCCTTGATGGTGTCATTGGTGGAATTGTTCTTGATCGAGCAGAGGTTGTTGCCTCTCTAACCCCAACTAATCGTTTTCTATTCAATGCAAAATTTGAACCTTTGATCCAGAATGGTCATGTGCGACTTCAAGGATCTATTCctgttaatttttttcaaagtaaaatgttACAGCAAGATGTAGAATTAGATAAGAGTAGGGATACTTGGGTTCCTGAATTGGTGAAAAAGAATAACATAGGGAGCACAACCACCAACCATGCCAGAGAGAAAAAAGTTTCTTGGCACAGAAATGAAAAAGGTTGGAATACTCAATTAGCAGAAAGCCTTAAAGGTTTGAATTGGCAAACTTTAGATGTTAGAGAAGTCAGGGTTGATGTTGATATAAAAGATGGGGGAATGATGCTGGTAACAGCTTTATCTCCTTGTGCCAATTGGCTTCATGGCAGTGCTGATATCATGCTTGAG GCCAGAGGTACTGTTGATCAACCAGTGCTTAATGGATATGCATCTTTCCGTAAGGCAACTATATCTTCACCCGTGTTCCAAAATTCACTGACCAACTTTGGTGGAACTGTGCACATGAAATCAAACAGGTTATCCATCTCCTCACTGGAGAGTAGACTAGGCAGAAAGGGGAAGCTACTAGTGAAAGGGAACCTTCCTCTAAGAACTAAGGAAGGAGCCCTTGATGACAAGATCGAGTTTAAGTGTGAAGTTCTAGAAGTGCGGGCAAAAAGTATTTTAAG TGGCCAGGTCAACTCCCAGGTGCAAATAACTGGTTCCATATTGCAACCTAACATTTCTGGAAATATTAAACTTAGTCGTGGGGAAGTATATTTGCCACATGATAGGGGTGGTTCTTCTCCTAATAGATTCCCATCATATCAATCTGCACTTCCCGGTGGTGGCATTGATAAATCATTTGCTTCAAGATATATTCCGCAGTATTTTGGCTCAGAATCTGCTTCTCCGATGACCAAAATTTCTCAAAGTTCTGGCTCTG TCAATGAGTCAATTCAGGTGGAAAAGGATACGGAGGAAGTTCAGATTACACCAAATATAGGAATCTTCCTTACTGATTTGAAGCTTGTACTTGGACCAGAGCTGAAGATAGTTTATccttttattcttaattttgctGTTAGTGGAGAGCTTGAGTTGAATGGTCTTGCCCATCCCAAATGTATAAAACCTAGGGGCACACTGGTATTTGAGAATGGTGAAGTTGATCTAGTTGCAACACAG GTAAGGTTAAAACGGGAGCATCTCAACATTGCAAGGTTTGAACCTGATTATGGACTAGATCCAATGCTAGACTTAACCTTGGTTGGATCTGAGAGGCAATATAGAATTCATCATCGAGCTAGCAACTGGCGGGACTTCATTGAACAGGATACACTGTCGCCGATTGAG GTTGCCAGAAGACTTGATAGTCAGTTAGCAGAATCCATTTTGGAAAGCAATGGTCAAGTTGCCTTTGCGAAACTTGCAACTGCTACTCTTAAAAAACTAATGCCACGAATAGAAGGAAAGGGGGAGTTTGGCCAGGCTAAGTTGAAGTGGGTTTATGCCCCTCAGATTCGTACTTTACTTTCTGGTGCTACAATTGATCCTTTCACGTTACTTGCTGATAATTTAACATTTGGTACTGACGTAGAAGTCCAGCTCGGGAAACGTATTCAG GCCAGAATCGTTAGGCAAATGAAGGAATCACAGATGGCAATGGAATGGACTTTGACCTATCATCTAACAAGTCGTTTGCATCTGTGCCTAAAACATGGCTCATCCAAATGCATACTTTTTGAATATACTGCTACATCCCAGGACTAA